TCGCGGTCGTCTTGAGCGCGTAAATCTTGTTTCCGAACTCACTGCTCATTGTCATCACAGGGTGGCAAATGCCATTAGCTCATATACGATAAACCCGATCAGTCCGATGATCAGGATACCCATTGCGGCAACGATTGCGATTTTATTAAATTCTTCACGGGTGGGTGTCCGTGCAAGTTTCAGGACACGCCAGTATTTCTTGAATATTTCTTCATTTACGGTCTTTAAATCAGCCATTGTTATTGTCACCTGAGGAAGTCTATATCAAACTCCGTAGAGGTTCTCTGTTGCGAGAACATCTCACTGCGCCCATAGATCTGCGGCGAGTTTACACCTGTCACGACAAGCATCGTGCGCATCCGGCCCTGCATATCGGGATCCACCTGGGCACCCCAGATGATCCGTGCCT
Above is a window of Methanogenium organophilum DNA encoding:
- a CDS encoding protein translocase SEC61 complex subunit gamma → MADLKTVNEEIFKKYWRVLKLARTPTREEFNKIAIVAAMGILIIGLIGFIVYELMAFATL